A section of the Roseivirga sp. BDSF3-8 genome encodes:
- a CDS encoding DUF3341 domain-containing protein: protein MESGKNYILGIFDDEDILLKGVKSVREAGVKIEEVFTPYPVHGLEHALGYKRSKLPVVAFLFGLLGTTLALTMQFFMMKIDWPMIIGGKDFAPLPTFIPVTFELTVLLASFGMVGTFFVISNLKPWAQPKVFDVRSTDDKMVMAVDLSTNKTDLSKIKEVLKGAGAIEVNEKSF from the coding sequence ATGGAAAGCGGTAAAAATTATATACTAGGAATTTTTGACGACGAAGACATCCTTTTAAAAGGTGTCAAAAGTGTGCGCGAAGCCGGCGTTAAGATAGAGGAAGTATTTACTCCTTATCCCGTCCATGGCCTGGAGCATGCTTTAGGGTATAAGCGGAGCAAATTGCCTGTAGTAGCCTTCCTTTTTGGTTTGTTAGGTACTACACTTGCTCTCACCATGCAGTTCTTCATGATGAAGATTGACTGGCCAATGATTATTGGTGGTAAAGACTTTGCTCCCCTGCCTACCTTCATCCCTGTTACATTTGAGCTTACCGTTCTCCTGGCCTCTTTTGGCATGGTAGGTACGTTCTTTGTTATTTCTAATCTTAAGCCCTGGGCACAGCCTAAGGTATTTGACGTTAGAAGTACCGATGATAAAATGGTGATGGCAGTAGACCTTTCTACTAATAAGACCGATTTGAGTAAGATTAAAGAAGTCCTGAAAGGTGCCGGAGCCATTGAGGTAAATGAAAAATCGTTTTGA
- a CDS encoding quinol:cytochrome C oxidoreductase: MITDEKFVFTSKAKRSLIITAVIGVVLAILGIYLNATAGHHDDHAAEAGAHTEHVEGEAHGEVAHGDEHASAVGEHAAEGEEHHTAEYHWTHRVKANLWINNVYFIGLAVIGLFFVALQYAAQAGWSAAIQRIPLSFVNWLPIGGVLMLLTYLWGSHEIFHWTHEYLYSDGPAGDEIIKGKAGFFFWPLADGGFPFFWLLRMVLYFVIWYGFYRMIKKTILQEDLHGGTKYWYKLRSYSAIFLVFFAVTSSTSAWDWVMSIDTHWFSTMFGWYVFASWFVAGLAAITLVTTLLREAGYLKMINSNHLHDLGKFVFAFSIFWTYIWFSQFLLIYYANIPEETIYFVERLASDHYAPVFFINLILNFFFPFLVLMTRDSKRHSIFLKIVCTVVLVGHWLDFYLMVTPGVLKENGGFQFLEVGFALIYFAAFAFVALLSLSRHALVPKNHPMLEESIHHHI; encoded by the coding sequence ATGATAACTGACGAAAAATTTGTATTTACCTCAAAGGCAAAGCGCAGCCTCATTATCACAGCCGTGATAGGTGTGGTCTTAGCTATCCTTGGGATTTATCTGAATGCCACAGCGGGCCATCATGATGACCACGCTGCTGAAGCTGGTGCTCATACTGAGCATGTTGAAGGCGAGGCTCATGGTGAGGTTGCTCATGGAGATGAGCATGCATCTGCTGTCGGTGAGCATGCTGCTGAAGGTGAGGAACATCATACAGCTGAATATCACTGGACCCACCGTGTAAAAGCCAACCTTTGGATTAATAACGTATATTTCATTGGCCTGGCCGTTATCGGGCTTTTCTTTGTCGCCTTACAGTATGCTGCCCAGGCCGGATGGTCTGCTGCCATACAGCGTATACCGCTCTCATTTGTTAACTGGTTACCTATTGGAGGAGTGCTGATGCTCCTTACTTACCTTTGGGGTAGCCATGAGATCTTCCACTGGACTCACGAGTACCTCTATTCAGACGGGCCTGCAGGCGATGAAATAATTAAAGGTAAAGCAGGCTTTTTCTTTTGGCCACTTGCAGACGGCGGTTTCCCCTTCTTCTGGTTGCTAAGAATGGTACTTTACTTTGTGATCTGGTACGGTTTCTATCGTATGATCAAGAAGACCATTCTTCAGGAAGACCTGCATGGAGGTACTAAATACTGGTATAAGCTCAGAAGCTACTCAGCTATATTTTTGGTTTTCTTTGCTGTAACGAGTTCTACAAGCGCCTGGGATTGGGTAATGTCAATTGATACCCACTGGTTTAGTACGATGTTCGGCTGGTATGTGTTTGCCAGTTGGTTCGTAGCTGGCCTTGCAGCCATCACTCTGGTTACGACACTGCTAAGAGAGGCTGGGTACCTGAAAATGATCAACTCAAACCACCTCCACGACCTTGGAAAGTTTGTTTTTGCTTTCAGTATTTTCTGGACATATATCTGGTTTAGTCAGTTTCTTCTTATCTATTATGCTAACATCCCTGAAGAGACTATTTACTTCGTAGAAAGGCTTGCCAGTGATCATTATGCGCCTGTTTTCTTCATCAATCTGATACTAAACTTTTTCTTCCCATTCCTCGTTCTGATGACGAGAGATTCAAAACGCCACAGCATCTTCTTAAAGATCGTTTGTACGGTCGTCCTCGTCGGACATTGGCTGGATTTCTACCTCATGGTAACACCTGGTGTGTTGAAAGAAAACGGTGGATTTCAGTTCCTCGAAGTGGGCTTTGCGCTAATCTATTTTGCAGCCTTCGCTTTTGTGGCACTACTCAGCCTTTCCAGGCATGCACTAGTGCCCAAGAATCACCCGATGTTGGAAGAAAGTATTCATCACCATATTTGA
- a CDS encoding TAT-variant-translocated molybdopterin oxidoreductase, translated as MKSNKKIYWKGFEELKNDPEYVKRADREFPDYLPINSKNDNGGTSRRDFLKLMGFGIAAASLASCEAPVRKAIPYLNKPVDVDPGVANYYASTYYNNGDTVSIVVKTREGRPIKIEGNKLSKITQGGTSAQVEASVLSLYDNTRLQEPVKMAGDKVTKAESVTDFDREIINALRNASGTIYLVSNTIASPTTKKAISDFIAQYPNVRHVQYDPISAEGMLKANERSLGERIIPSYDFSQAEVIVSLGADFLGTWLSPVEFNKQYSKTRKLGKDKKKMSRHFQFETVMTLSGANADYRTPIKPSEEGAVAAALYQMISGGKTDTNYPFLKKAADELRAARGKSLVVSGSNDPDVQEIVNAINTTLGNYGTTLNTASPLMGRQGNDAEMSRFIDAAGSGRAGGVIFMNANPVYDHPMGAKLATALGKIKFSLSTNFKLDETASLCQYVVPDNHFLESWNDAEPKKGYYSLCQPAITPIFKTRQAQESLLVWAGQPSPNYFNYLQQNWQGGTMASLGGASFQEGWDMALYNGVVEPETTPTGGPVPSANVSGAISRVRSKKGSGTELAVYAKTAIGSGSQANNPWLQEMPDPISKATWDNYLTVSMSMAKELGITINDNETTLVKLTANGIEYTLPALIQPGQAKGTVGLALGYGRTAAGKVANGVGVNAYPLLTVKDSFVNYNLNGVEVQNLEESYTLALTQTHQTFMGRETVIQETILSRYKQDPSEGRYNPMIATSEGPTDPDNISLWKGHKYPNHHWGLVVDMNSCTGCGSCTIACQAENNVPVVGREEVINRREMHWIRIDRYYSSSAETDDLEAMEQAAENPDVVFQPMMCQHCNNAPCETVCPVVATTHSTEGLNQMTYNRCIGTRYCANNCPYKVRRFNWFKYHDNDQFADVNTSMNGMLGRMVLNPDVTVRARGVMEKCSMCVQRIQAGKLEAKKQGRRPVDGDVSTACAASCPADALIFGDMNDPESAISQALREDNRERAYHVLEEIRTQPNVYYLTKVRNKDENDYKEPATV; from the coding sequence ATGAAGAGTAATAAGAAAATATACTGGAAGGGATTCGAAGAGCTTAAAAACGATCCCGAATACGTAAAGCGTGCCGACAGAGAGTTTCCGGATTACCTTCCTATCAACTCTAAAAATGATAACGGAGGTACATCCCGCAGGGACTTCCTGAAACTTATGGGATTTGGTATTGCCGCTGCGTCACTGGCTTCCTGCGAGGCACCTGTACGTAAGGCTATCCCTTATCTTAACAAGCCCGTTGATGTGGATCCAGGCGTAGCCAACTATTACGCTTCCACCTACTATAATAACGGTGATACTGTTTCTATAGTAGTAAAAACAAGAGAAGGCCGCCCCATTAAAATCGAGGGGAATAAGTTATCCAAGATTACCCAGGGAGGTACATCTGCCCAGGTGGAGGCAAGTGTGCTGTCTCTGTATGATAACACCAGGCTTCAGGAGCCTGTAAAAATGGCCGGCGATAAAGTTACAAAAGCAGAGAGCGTTACAGATTTTGACCGTGAAATCATCAATGCACTTCGTAATGCTTCCGGCACCATTTACCTGGTAAGCAATACCATTGCCAGCCCTACAACAAAAAAGGCGATAAGCGATTTTATAGCTCAGTATCCAAACGTACGTCACGTACAGTACGATCCTATTTCTGCAGAGGGAATGCTTAAGGCAAATGAAAGATCCCTTGGAGAGCGAATAATTCCTTCTTATGACTTCAGCCAGGCAGAAGTCATAGTCAGCCTTGGCGCCGACTTCCTTGGTACATGGCTATCACCTGTTGAGTTTAACAAGCAGTATAGCAAGACAAGAAAACTCGGTAAAGACAAGAAGAAAATGTCTCGTCACTTCCAGTTCGAGACTGTTATGACACTTTCCGGTGCCAATGCTGATTATCGCACACCAATTAAACCAAGTGAAGAGGGAGCAGTGGCTGCCGCTCTTTACCAGATGATCAGCGGAGGTAAGACAGATACTAATTATCCTTTCCTGAAGAAAGCTGCTGATGAACTTCGCGCTGCCCGCGGTAAATCATTAGTAGTTAGTGGTTCTAACGATCCTGATGTGCAGGAGATAGTTAATGCTATCAATACCACACTGGGTAACTACGGCACTACACTCAATACGGCATCCCCACTTATGGGACGTCAGGGTAATGATGCTGAAATGAGCCGCTTCATTGATGCAGCCGGAAGCGGTAGAGCAGGAGGCGTTATCTTTATGAACGCTAACCCTGTATACGATCACCCTATGGGAGCTAAGCTTGCAACCGCACTGGGTAAGATAAAATTCAGCCTTTCTACTAATTTTAAGCTTGACGAAACGGCCTCATTGTGCCAGTACGTTGTTCCTGATAACCACTTCCTGGAGTCATGGAATGATGCGGAGCCTAAGAAAGGTTACTATAGCCTTTGTCAGCCTGCTATCACTCCTATCTTCAAAACCCGTCAGGCTCAGGAAAGCCTGCTTGTTTGGGCAGGACAGCCTTCACCTAATTACTTTAACTATCTGCAGCAAAACTGGCAGGGTGGAACAATGGCCTCTCTTGGTGGGGCCAGCTTCCAGGAAGGCTGGGACATGGCATTGTACAATGGCGTAGTAGAGCCTGAAACTACACCCACGGGTGGGCCTGTGCCTTCAGCGAATGTCTCAGGTGCAATCTCCCGTGTAAGAAGTAAAAAAGGTAGTGGAACAGAGCTGGCTGTGTATGCTAAAACAGCCATTGGTTCAGGGTCACAGGCAAATAACCCATGGTTGCAGGAAATGCCTGATCCCATTTCTAAAGCTACGTGGGATAATTACCTTACTGTTTCCATGAGCATGGCGAAGGAACTGGGGATTACGATAAATGATAACGAAACCACCCTTGTAAAACTTACCGCCAACGGTATCGAGTATACACTCCCTGCGCTTATCCAGCCCGGACAGGCAAAAGGTACCGTAGGCCTGGCCTTAGGATATGGCCGTACAGCCGCTGGTAAAGTGGCCAATGGGGTAGGGGTCAATGCCTATCCTCTACTTACCGTTAAAGACTCTTTTGTAAACTATAACCTGAATGGCGTAGAGGTACAGAATCTTGAAGAAAGCTATACCCTCGCCCTGACTCAGACTCACCAGACCTTTATGGGACGTGAGACAGTCATTCAGGAAACCATACTTTCAAGGTACAAGCAAGATCCTTCTGAAGGAAGATACAATCCTATGATTGCTACTTCTGAAGGGCCAACTGATCCTGATAACATCTCCCTGTGGAAAGGACATAAATACCCTAATCATCACTGGGGCCTTGTTGTCGACATGAACTCCTGTACAGGTTGTGGCTCTTGTACCATTGCCTGCCAGGCTGAGAATAACGTACCTGTTGTAGGGCGCGAAGAGGTGATCAACCGGCGCGAAATGCACTGGATCCGTATTGATCGCTACTACAGCAGTTCAGCTGAAACAGATGATCTTGAAGCAATGGAGCAGGCCGCTGAGAATCCTGATGTGGTATTCCAGCCTATGATGTGTCAGCATTGTAATAACGCTCCTTGTGAAACTGTATGTCCCGTAGTAGCTACTACGCACAGTACAGAAGGTCTTAACCAAATGACCTACAACCGCTGTATCGGTACACGTTATTGTGCTAACAACTGCCCTTACAAAGTTCGTCGTTTCAACTGGTTCAAATACCACGACAACGATCAGTTCGCTGATGTTAACACATCGATGAACGGTATGCTCGGACGTATGGTGCTTAACCCTGACGTGACTGTACGTGCCCGTGGTGTCATGGAGAAATGCAGCATGTGCGTGCAGCGTATTCAGGCCGGTAAGCTTGAAGCGAAAAAGCAGGGACGCAGACCGGTGGATGGAGACGTTAGTACTGCCTGTGCTGCTTCCTGTCCTGCGGATGCATTGATCTTTGGCGACATGAATGATCCTGAGAGCGCGATCAGCCAGGCTCTTCGTGAAGATAATCGCGAACGTGCTTACCATGTTCTTGAAGAAATTCGTACGCAGCCTAACGTTTACTACCTGACTAAGGTACGTAACAAGGACGAAAACGATTATAAAGAACCGGCCACTGTATAA
- a CDS encoding response regulator transcription factor: MSKHLLIIDDDDSLRTLLELYLKKKGFKISTMKDGMEAMFWLQEGNVPDLIIADLGMPRLDGFEFLKNCKKSGFFRDIPIIMLTGMDREEVKQKCLDLGAVTYLVKPFKFDELVEKIYNTIPEEKDYNHV; encoded by the coding sequence ATGAGCAAACATTTACTGATCATAGATGACGATGATAGCCTCAGAACGCTGCTTGAGCTTTATCTGAAGAAAAAAGGCTTCAAGATAAGTACAATGAAAGATGGCATGGAAGCCATGTTCTGGCTACAGGAAGGAAATGTTCCTGATCTGATTATAGCCGATTTGGGAATGCCGAGACTGGATGGCTTTGAGTTTCTCAAGAACTGCAAGAAAAGTGGTTTCTTCAGAGATATACCTATCATTATGCTTACTGGTATGGATCGCGAGGAGGTTAAACAGAAATGTCTGGACCTCGGAGCGGTTACTTATCTGGTTAAACCATTCAAATTCGACGAGCTGGTAGAAAAGATATATAATACCATCCCAGAAGAAAAAGACTATAATCATGTTTAA
- the nrfD gene encoding NrfD/PsrC family molybdoenzyme membrane anchor subunit — MQVTSPVRDPLVTGGKTLHDITNDVCRQVEGKPTLPWMGGMAIALGALSIGAYALVMTLWDGIGMWGLNKTVGWAWDITNFVWWVGIGHAGTLISAVLLLFRQKWRTSINRAAEAMTIFAVICAAMFPVIHMGRPWLGFYWALPLPNAFGPLWVNFNSPLLWDVFAISTYFSVSLVFWYIGLVPDFATIRDRATNKISKIAYGALSLGWVGGAKAWERYEAVSLILAGVATPLVLSVHTIVSFDFATSVIPGWHTTIFPPYFVAGAIFSGFAMVLTLMLITRHVFKLKNYITMTHIELMNIIIIITGSIVGIAYITEFFIAWYSGVPYEQYAFINRATGPYWWAYWSMMTCNVISPQLFWIKKIRTSIVATFILSIIVNIGMWFERFVIIVTSLHRDYLPSSWAMFYPTFYDIGVYLFTFGLFFTLFLAFAKFFPVINMAEVKSILRSSSEKQPIRR; from the coding sequence ATGCAAGTTACTTCACCCGTAAGAGACCCCTTGGTTACCGGCGGCAAAACGCTACACGACATTACAAATGATGTGTGCCGCCAGGTAGAAGGAAAGCCCACTTTACCCTGGATGGGAGGCATGGCCATTGCCCTCGGAGCCCTTTCAATAGGTGCCTATGCTTTGGTTATGACCCTCTGGGATGGTATCGGAATGTGGGGATTGAATAAAACTGTTGGATGGGCCTGGGATATCACCAACTTCGTTTGGTGGGTTGGTATCGGTCACGCTGGTACCCTTATTTCGGCCGTACTCCTTCTATTCAGACAGAAGTGGAGAACATCTATTAACCGGGCCGCTGAAGCTATGACAATCTTCGCGGTAATCTGTGCCGCCATGTTCCCGGTGATTCACATGGGACGTCCGTGGCTGGGTTTCTACTGGGCGCTTCCTCTCCCAAATGCCTTCGGGCCTCTGTGGGTTAACTTTAACTCACCACTTCTTTGGGACGTGTTTGCGATCAGCACCTATTTCAGTGTGTCACTTGTATTCTGGTATATCGGCCTTGTTCCTGACTTTGCTACCATTCGTGACCGGGCGACTAATAAGATTTCAAAAATTGCATATGGTGCCCTTAGTCTTGGCTGGGTAGGTGGGGCTAAGGCCTGGGAGCGATACGAAGCTGTATCACTTATCCTGGCTGGTGTTGCCACCCCGCTTGTACTGTCAGTACACACTATTGTATCCTTTGACTTTGCTACTTCCGTAATTCCAGGATGGCATACTACCATTTTCCCTCCTTACTTCGTAGCAGGGGCTATCTTCTCAGGGTTTGCCATGGTACTTACGCTTATGCTTATCACCCGCCATGTGTTTAAGCTTAAGAATTACATTACCATGACCCATATTGAATTGATGAATATCATCATCATCATTACCGGGTCTATAGTAGGTATTGCGTATATCACTGAGTTTTTTATTGCCTGGTATTCAGGAGTACCTTACGAGCAGTATGCATTCATTAACAGGGCTACGGGGCCTTACTGGTGGGCGTACTGGAGTATGATGACATGTAACGTGATTTCTCCTCAGCTTTTCTGGATTAAGAAAATCAGAACGAGCATCGTTGCCACATTCATCCTCTCTATCATTGTAAATATTGGTATGTGGTTCGAGCGTTTCGTGATCATTGTTACCTCATTGCACAGAGATTACCTTCCCTCAAGCTGGGCGATGTTCTACCCTACATTCTATGACATAGGTGTATACCTCTTTACATTCGGACTGTTCTTTACCCTGTTCCTGGCATTTGCCAAGTTCTTCCCGGTGATCAACATGGCAGAGGTTAAATCTATATTGAGGTCTTCATCTGAAAAGCAACCAATCAGGAGATAA
- a CDS encoding c-type cytochrome produces the protein MSKRSSGIRRILTLIFIGVFLSSVCSTEVWAQDADTTGTDTESAEAGDSTATDAGDSAAASDEAAAGGAEGIPTSDEAIASGQELFENNCTVCHAVDAQVVGPALKGVTERRPLPWLLSFIKNSQKVIQSGDDYAVNLYNEYNKTQMPSFAFSDEQITNILAYVQAKSNEAPAGGGTGPQGPGEEQITNDQPTVASEYLVAIFIGLLIVLVLILFVLVLIINILTRYLNDREGLDEDDHEVINQRFDAKKLVTSKGFIGIVVFLFAAIALKGAVDGLFSVGIQEGYQPRQPIAFSHKLHAGQYEIDCNYCHTGVRLSKSANIPSANICMNCHNAIKTNSPEIQKIYAALDYTPGEGYGPNKQPIEWVRVHNLPDLAYFNHSQHVAVGNIECETCHGEIKEMEVVYQAAPLTMGWCINCHRETDVNAKGNEYYDKLVEIHAEKSSEPMRVQDIGGLECSKCHY, from the coding sequence ATGTCGAAAAGAAGTTCGGGAATACGCCGTATTCTTACACTTATATTTATAGGCGTATTTTTATCGTCGGTATGCAGCACTGAAGTGTGGGCGCAGGATGCCGACACTACGGGTACCGATACTGAGTCAGCCGAGGCAGGCGACAGTACTGCTACCGATGCTGGAGACAGCGCTGCTGCCAGCGATGAGGCTGCAGCAGGAGGTGCCGAGGGCATTCCTACTAGCGATGAAGCCATTGCGTCCGGTCAGGAATTGTTCGAAAACAACTGTACGGTTTGCCATGCAGTAGATGCTCAGGTAGTAGGACCTGCACTGAAAGGTGTAACGGAAAGAAGGCCTCTTCCCTGGTTACTCAGCTTTATCAAGAACTCTCAAAAGGTAATACAGAGCGGTGATGATTATGCTGTAAACCTGTATAATGAGTACAATAAAACTCAGATGCCTTCCTTTGCTTTCTCCGATGAGCAGATTACCAATATTCTGGCTTATGTTCAGGCAAAAAGCAATGAAGCTCCTGCGGGTGGAGGTACTGGTCCTCAAGGTCCGGGTGAAGAGCAGATAACAAACGATCAACCTACCGTTGCCTCCGAATACCTTGTAGCTATTTTCATCGGTCTTCTTATCGTACTTGTACTCATACTATTCGTACTCGTACTTATTATCAATATCCTCACCAGATACCTTAACGACCGTGAAGGTCTCGATGAGGATGATCATGAAGTGATCAATCAGCGTTTCGACGCCAAGAAGCTTGTCACCAGCAAAGGCTTTATTGGTATTGTGGTATTCCTGTTTGCTGCTATAGCATTGAAAGGAGCTGTAGACGGACTTTTCTCGGTCGGTATACAGGAAGGCTATCAGCCACGTCAGCCTATTGCTTTCTCGCATAAATTACACGCCGGACAGTACGAGATAGACTGTAACTACTGCCACACCGGCGTAAGGCTAAGTAAGTCCGCAAATATTCCTTCAGCCAATATTTGTATGAACTGTCACAATGCTATTAAGACCAACTCTCCTGAGATACAGAAAATTTATGCTGCCCTGGATTACACGCCAGGTGAAGGGTACGGTCCTAATAAGCAGCCAATTGAATGGGTAAGGGTTCACAACCTGCCTGATTTGGCCTACTTCAACCACTCGCAGCACGTAGCTGTAGGAAACATAGAATGCGAAACCTGTCATGGTGAGATCAAAGAGATGGAAGTTGTTTATCAGGCAGCTCCTTTGACCATGGGATGGTGTATCAATTGCCACCGCGAAACTGATGTTAATGCAAAAGGCAATGAGTACTACGATAAGTTGGTAGAGATTCACGCAGAGAAGAGTTCCGAGCCTATGAGAGTTCAGGACATCGGTGGTCTCGAATGTTCTAAGTGCCACTATTAA
- a CDS encoding cytochrome c: MLKNNLILLLVAGVFLASCSADGNNPGVEYAPQMYHSIPYEPLSQIDDEEAGSFVDSYDNETGEYYNSNPYNAWGMNMRLPAENTVRRTASGVLPYRIPADTVGSTYWLDYAAANLSNPLPATEEVIGDGRQLYNRYCYPCHGGAGQGDGPVGQVYKGVPAYNKGRVAEVSQGHIFHVITYGKGRMYPHGSQVSIEDRWKIARYVETLQKQ; the protein is encoded by the coding sequence ATGCTTAAGAATAACCTTATTCTACTGCTTGTGGCCGGAGTCTTTCTTGCCTCTTGCTCAGCAGACGGAAACAATCCAGGGGTAGAGTATGCCCCTCAGATGTATCATTCGATACCTTATGAGCCCTTGTCTCAAATCGATGATGAAGAGGCTGGCAGCTTCGTGGATTCCTATGATAATGAAACAGGTGAGTACTACAATTCAAACCCATACAATGCATGGGGTATGAACATGAGGCTTCCTGCTGAAAATACAGTTCGTAGAACAGCTTCTGGTGTACTACCTTATCGTATTCCTGCTGATACGGTCGGAAGCACCTATTGGCTTGACTATGCGGCAGCTAATCTTTCTAACCCTCTGCCTGCTACTGAAGAAGTAATAGGCGATGGCCGTCAGCTTTATAACCGTTATTGCTATCCCTGTCACGGGGGAGCCGGTCAGGGTGACGGTCCTGTTGGACAAGTATACAAAGGTGTGCCTGCTTATAATAAAGGACGTGTGGCTGAAGTTTCCCAAGGTCATATCTTCCATGTTATCACTTACGGAAAAGGCCGTATGTATCCTCACGGATCACAAGTGAGCATAGAAGATCGCTGGAAGATAGCCCGATATGTAGAAACTCTTCAGAAACAGTAA
- a CDS encoding cytochrome c oxidase subunit II, which translates to MLNIIVGVGVILIVAILFLIFRIQTLVGVAKGSEKKRITGANSTNAILFIVFMVLSLGGFFWYSFAYFDDYTLPVASAHGDDYEFMFWLTTAVTGVVFLLTQILLFWFSHRYQFKEKRKALFYPDNSKLEILWTVVPAIVLAVLVFTGWKTWTEITDKAPEEAEIVEIMGYQFAWKVRYPGKDGSLGQYDYRLIDPVNEFGIDFTDQASHDDFIPMEIHLPVNKPVLFKIRAKDVLHSVFGPHFRMKMDAMPGMPTSFWFTPTKTTQEMRQETGDAEFNYEIACTEVCGRGHFSMKIRVVVEELDEYQQWYAEQQSFLSNNPEYLAKIPAEKRELAMVKAGIEETESTEIQQ; encoded by the coding sequence ATGCTTAATATAATAGTCGGTGTAGGTGTTATTCTGATTGTGGCGATCCTGTTCCTGATATTCCGTATCCAGACACTGGTTGGAGTAGCTAAAGGATCCGAAAAAAAGAGAATTACCGGCGCTAACTCTACGAACGCGATTCTGTTTATTGTCTTCATGGTCCTGAGCCTTGGTGGGTTCTTCTGGTATAGCTTTGCCTACTTTGACGATTATACCCTTCCCGTAGCGTCAGCTCACGGAGATGATTACGAATTCATGTTCTGGTTGACTACCGCTGTAACCGGCGTAGTCTTTCTTCTTACCCAAATTCTTCTTTTCTGGTTTTCTCACAGGTATCAGTTTAAAGAAAAGCGTAAAGCCCTTTTCTACCCTGATAACAGTAAGCTTGAGATCCTCTGGACAGTAGTTCCTGCCATTGTACTTGCCGTGCTTGTATTTACTGGTTGGAAGACATGGACCGAGATCACAGATAAAGCGCCTGAAGAAGCAGAGATTGTAGAGATCATGGGCTATCAGTTCGCCTGGAAGGTTCGCTACCCAGGTAAAGATGGTAGCTTAGGCCAGTATGACTACAGGCTTATCGATCCTGTGAATGAATTCGGTATAGATTTTACTGATCAGGCTAGTCATGATGATTTTATTCCTATGGAAATTCACCTTCCAGTGAATAAGCCTGTTTTATTCAAGATCAGAGCAAAGGATGTATTACACAGTGTATTTGGTCCTCACTTTAGAATGAAGATGGATGCTATGCCTGGTATGCCCACCAGCTTCTGGTTTACCCCTACCAAAACTACCCAGGAAATGCGTCAGGAAACAGGTGATGCCGAATTCAATTATGAAATCGCCTGTACAGAAGTTTGCGGTCGCGGTCACTTCTCTATGAAGATCCGTGTAGTAGTTGAGGAGTTGGATGAATACCAGCAATGGTATGCTGAGCAACAGTCCTTCTTGAGTAACAATCCTGAGTACCTTGCCAAAATACCTGCAGAGAAGCGGGAGCTGGCAATGGTAAAAGCAGGTATTGAGGAAACAGAATCAACAGAAATTCAGCAGTAA